Proteins from a single region of Thermotoga maritima MSB8:
- the iolN gene encoding 3-dehydro-scyllo-inosose hydrolase: MGKWQIPPEGGHMERPTGVYFQTMTMKQIRERLKQCDLIIIPVGSTENHGPNAPTGEDTFLVTRMAEQVALKTGCTVAEPIWYGYHPYHHIGMPGTVPVKDEAFIDYLVSVIAGFWNTGFRKQILLNGHGQEFVIPIAIHKFAKIFQVPAIIINLNWYHAIQDKFKTKEEGGPYETPFIHADEVETSWSLALFPEFMHQEWAVDTEPKGFLPEGHIDKAGNLLHRPIAWYGHVGGGPIEVVAYPEGVVGKATLASAEKAKEGVEALLDYLEKLVRDIMERFPAGKLPPAEMLSQRPKEELEALTKEPLTEGWRNLYTAGNLWG; the protein is encoded by the coding sequence ATGGGTAAATGGCAGATTCCTCCTGAAGGAGGACACATGGAAAGGCCAACCGGGGTGTATTTTCAGACGATGACGATGAAGCAAATAAGGGAAAGACTCAAACAGTGCGATCTCATCATAATCCCTGTGGGGAGCACGGAGAACCACGGCCCGAACGCACCAACAGGGGAGGATACCTTTCTTGTCACAAGAATGGCCGAGCAGGTCGCGCTGAAGACAGGCTGTACTGTTGCCGAGCCGATCTGGTACGGTTACCATCCTTACCATCATATAGGAATGCCAGGAACAGTTCCGGTGAAGGACGAGGCGTTCATAGATTATCTGGTGAGTGTCATAGCAGGATTCTGGAACACCGGTTTCAGAAAACAGATACTCCTCAACGGCCACGGCCAGGAGTTCGTGATTCCTATAGCAATACACAAATTCGCTAAAATTTTCCAGGTTCCCGCCATAATCATCAATCTGAACTGGTACCACGCTATACAGGACAAATTCAAGACGAAGGAAGAAGGAGGACCGTACGAAACACCGTTCATTCACGCGGACGAGGTGGAAACATCCTGGAGTCTTGCTCTTTTCCCGGAGTTCATGCATCAGGAGTGGGCTGTGGACACCGAACCAAAGGGTTTCCTTCCGGAAGGACACATCGACAAAGCGGGAAATCTTCTTCACAGACCGATTGCCTGGTATGGACACGTTGGAGGTGGACCGATAGAGGTCGTGGCGTACCCCGAGGGAGTTGTAGGAAAGGCTACTCTGGCTTCTGCGGAAAAAGCTAAGGAAGGGGTAGAAGCTCTCCTTGATTACCTGGAAAAACTCGTGAGAGACATAATGGAAAGGTTCCCGGCGGGGAAACTGCCACCCGCTGAGATGCTTTCCCAGAGGCCGAAAGAGGAGCTCGAAGCGCTCACAAAAGAACCCCTCACAGAAGGCTGGAGAAACCTCTACACCGCTGGAAACCTCTGGGGATGA
- a CDS encoding carbohydrate kinase family protein produces the protein MITFIGHVSKDVNVVDGKREIAYGGGVVMGAITSSLLGVKTKVITKCTREDVSKFSFLRDNGVEVVFLKSPRTTSIENRYGSDPDTRESFLISAADPFTESDLAFIEGEAVHINPLWYGEFPEDLIPVLRRKVMFLSADAQGFVRVPENEKLVYRDWEMKEKYLKYLDLFKVDSREAETLTGTNDLRESCRIIRSFGAKIILATHASGVIVFDGNFYEASFRSWSLEGRTGRGDTCTAAFLVGFVFKKMSIEKATKFAAAVTSVKMRHPGPLRREDLEAISGDQYF, from the coding sequence ATGATCACCTTCATTGGGCATGTATCGAAAGACGTCAACGTGGTAGATGGAAAGAGGGAGATCGCGTACGGTGGGGGAGTGGTGATGGGGGCCATCACCTCCTCGCTGCTCGGTGTGAAAACAAAAGTGATTACAAAATGCACGAGAGAGGACGTTTCAAAGTTTTCTTTTCTCCGAGACAATGGTGTGGAAGTGGTGTTTCTGAAAAGTCCTAGAACAACCAGCATTGAGAACAGGTACGGATCAGATCCTGACACGAGGGAGAGTTTTTTGATATCGGCGGCGGATCCGTTCACTGAAAGTGACCTGGCATTCATCGAAGGAGAGGCGGTTCATATCAACCCGCTCTGGTATGGAGAGTTTCCGGAGGATCTCATACCTGTTTTGCGAAGGAAAGTGATGTTTCTCTCTGCCGACGCGCAGGGGTTTGTAAGAGTGCCAGAAAATGAAAAACTCGTTTACAGAGACTGGGAGATGAAAGAGAAATATTTGAAGTACCTCGATCTCTTCAAGGTGGACAGCAGGGAAGCAGAAACACTCACGGGAACGAACGACTTGAGAGAGTCGTGCAGGATCATCCGTTCTTTTGGTGCGAAGATCATTCTGGCAACACATGCGAGCGGTGTGATAGTCTTCGATGGAAACTTCTACGAAGCTTCATTCAGAAGTTGGTCACTGGAAGGTAGAACGGGAAGAGGGGACACCTGTACTGCGGCGTTTCTCGTTGGATTCGTCTTCAAAAAGATGAGCATCGAGAAGGCAACAAAATTCGCGGCTGCTGTAACTTCTGTAAAGATGAGACATCCTGGACCACTGAGGAGGGAGGATCTTGAAGCTATCTCTGGTGATCAGTACTTCTGA
- a CDS encoding peptidoglycan DD-metalloendopeptidase family protein — protein sequence MKRGFFLLFLVVFFVYGFSSYFLIHYKVQKNDTLYSISLNFGISPSLLLDWNPGLDPHSLRVGQEIVIPQPPGYLYTVKKGDTLDAIAKRFFTTATFIKEANQLKSYTIYAGQKLFIPESIIGKAFNDEKFFIWPVYGVISSGFGWRIHPITGKYSFHSGVDISAPEGTPIFAAESGVVEFAGKNGGYGLMIKIKSASYEHIYGHLSQIDVYEGQYVKKGQIIGRVGNTGLSTGPHLHFEVRVNQKAVNPINYLPNQIWVLKKELIGTGGE from the coding sequence ATGAAGAGAGGCTTCTTTTTGCTTTTTCTGGTTGTCTTTTTCGTGTACGGATTTTCATCCTACTTCCTGATTCATTACAAGGTCCAGAAGAACGACACCCTTTACAGTATTTCCCTCAACTTTGGGATTTCCCCCTCTCTCCTTCTTGACTGGAATCCCGGACTCGATCCTCACAGCCTCAGAGTGGGGCAGGAGATCGTAATTCCTCAGCCGCCTGGCTACCTTTACACAGTGAAAAAAGGAGATACCCTCGATGCTATTGCAAAAAGGTTCTTCACAACCGCTACTTTCATAAAGGAAGCGAATCAGCTTAAGTCTTACACCATATATGCGGGACAGAAGCTGTTCATACCTGAAAGTATCATTGGAAAGGCGTTCAACGACGAGAAATTTTTCATCTGGCCTGTTTATGGTGTCATTTCCTCCGGTTTTGGCTGGAGGATTCACCCCATAACCGGGAAATATTCCTTTCACTCAGGAGTTGATATATCGGCACCGGAGGGTACACCCATATTCGCCGCCGAAAGCGGAGTGGTGGAGTTTGCCGGGAAAAACGGTGGGTACGGCCTCATGATAAAAATAAAATCCGCTTCTTACGAACACATATACGGGCATCTTTCCCAAATAGATGTCTACGAGGGTCAGTACGTAAAGAAAGGTCAGATAATAGGAAGGGTGGGAAACACCGGCTTGAGTACAGGGCCTCACCTTCATTTCGAGGTTAGAGTGAATCAGAAAGCCGTGAATCCGATCAATTACCTGCCAAACCAGATCTGGGTGTTGAAAAAAGAGCTCATAGGAACTGGTGGAGAATGA
- a CDS encoding DUF523 domain-containing protein gives MKILVSACLLGLPTRYDGRSVADERVLSLLKRHDLIPVCPEQLGGLPTPRPRCEIYGGCGWTGKERVLDEFGSDRTENFLRGAETTLKVARLLKVDLAILKSKSPSCGKRFVYDGSFSGRLVPGKGVTAFVLERNGVEVLDETEIPGDL, from the coding sequence ATGAAGATCCTGGTAAGCGCGTGTCTTCTGGGACTTCCCACAAGATACGACGGGCGTTCGGTGGCAGATGAAAGAGTTCTTTCGCTGCTGAAAAGGCACGATCTGATACCTGTTTGTCCCGAGCAACTTGGTGGTCTTCCAACCCCAAGGCCCCGGTGTGAGATTTATGGAGGCTGTGGATGGACCGGGAAGGAAAGAGTTCTCGATGAGTTTGGAAGCGACAGAACTGAGAATTTTTTAAGAGGCGCGGAAACCACCCTCAAGGTTGCTCGCCTTCTGAAAGTGGATCTCGCCATTCTGAAATCTAAAAGTCCCTCCTGTGGAAAAAGATTTGTCTACGATGGAAGTTTTTCCGGAAGATTGGTTCCGGGAAAGGGAGTTACCGCTTTCGTTCTGGAAAGAAACGGTGTGGAGGTACTGGACGAAACAGAGATACCAGGTGATTTGTGA
- a CDS encoding 2-oxoacid:ferredoxin oxidoreductase subunit beta, with the protein MKTERLISYLRPGRWPSVWCPGCGNGIVLKAFLEAVDDLALPKEKVAVVSGIGCSSRATGYLDFNTLHTLHGRAIAFATGVKLAKPDFEVVVMGGDGDILSIGGNHFIHACRRNIDITVVIFNNMIYGMTGGQVSSTTPQYYQTSTTPLGAFEKPFDAVEIALSAGATFVARSTVYHYDHLVRVLKKALQHRGISVVDVLTNCHTYFGRYNGMPEPHQMMEYFKNNTCFLERPEEGKIKIGIFREEEKEDFLTVYRRLTRKEGAME; encoded by the coding sequence GTGAAAACGGAAAGACTCATTTCTTACCTCAGGCCGGGCAGGTGGCCGAGTGTCTGGTGCCCGGGTTGTGGGAACGGAATAGTCTTGAAAGCGTTCCTGGAAGCCGTAGATGACCTCGCACTTCCGAAAGAAAAAGTGGCTGTGGTGTCTGGAATCGGCTGTTCCTCGAGGGCCACAGGGTACCTCGATTTCAACACACTGCACACCCTTCATGGAAGGGCAATCGCCTTCGCAACGGGAGTGAAGCTGGCAAAGCCGGATTTCGAAGTGGTTGTGATGGGAGGAGACGGAGACATTCTCTCGATAGGTGGGAACCATTTCATACACGCGTGTAGGAGGAACATAGATATAACCGTTGTCATTTTCAACAACATGATATACGGCATGACAGGTGGCCAGGTTTCTTCAACGACTCCTCAGTATTATCAGACTTCGACAACTCCTCTTGGGGCCTTTGAAAAACCGTTCGACGCGGTGGAGATAGCTCTCTCCGCTGGAGCCACTTTCGTTGCGAGAAGTACCGTTTATCACTACGATCACCTGGTGAGAGTCCTAAAAAAGGCCCTTCAGCACCGGGGAATTTCTGTTGTTGACGTTCTAACGAACTGTCACACCTACTTTGGACGGTACAACGGCATGCCCGAACCTCATCAGATGATGGAATACTTCAAGAACAACACGTGTTTTCTGGAACGACCCGAAGAAGGTAAAATAAAGATAGGAATCTTCCGTGAGGAAGAAAAAGAAGACTTTCTGACTGTTTACAGGCGTTTGACCAGAAAAGAAGGTGCGATGGAATGA
- the iolG gene encoding inositol 2-dehydrogenase, whose protein sequence is MRIGVIGLGRIGTIHAENLKMIDDAILYAISDVREDRLREMKEKLGVEKAYKDPHELIEDPNVDAVLVCSSTNTHSELVIACAKAKKHVFCEKPLSLNLADVDRMIEETKKADVILFTGFNRRFDRNFKKLKEAVENGTIGKPHVLRITSRDPAPPPLDYIRVSGGIFLDMTIHDFDMARYIMGEEVEEVFADGSVLVDEEIGKAGDVDTAVVVLRFKSGALGVIDNSRRAVYGYDQRIEVFGSKGRIFADNVRETTVVLTDEQGDRGSRYLYFFLERYRDSYLEELKTFIKNVKSGEPPAVSGEDGKMALLLGYAAKKSLEEKRSVKLEEVIG, encoded by the coding sequence GTGAGAATAGGTGTTATAGGCCTTGGAAGGATTGGAACGATACACGCCGAGAATTTGAAGATGATCGATGATGCGATTCTCTATGCGATATCTGATGTCAGAGAAGATCGTTTGAGAGAAATGAAGGAAAAGCTCGGTGTGGAAAAGGCCTACAAGGATCCACACGAACTGATCGAAGATCCGAACGTGGACGCGGTCCTCGTGTGCTCCAGCACGAATACCCACTCCGAACTTGTGATTGCCTGTGCAAAAGCGAAAAAGCATGTCTTCTGTGAGAAACCCCTCTCACTGAATCTTGCGGATGTGGACAGGATGATCGAAGAGACGAAAAAAGCAGATGTGATTCTCTTCACTGGTTTCAACAGACGTTTCGACAGGAACTTCAAAAAATTGAAGGAAGCTGTGGAAAACGGTACAATAGGAAAACCTCATGTTCTAAGGATCACGAGCCGTGACCCCGCACCACCACCTCTAGACTACATACGGGTTTCTGGCGGAATCTTTCTCGACATGACAATACACGATTTTGACATGGCGAGGTACATCATGGGAGAAGAAGTGGAAGAAGTTTTTGCCGATGGATCTGTCCTTGTGGATGAAGAGATAGGAAAGGCCGGGGATGTAGATACGGCTGTGGTTGTTCTGCGTTTCAAAAGTGGGGCTCTCGGTGTGATAGACAACTCCAGAAGAGCCGTGTACGGTTACGATCAAAGAATAGAAGTTTTTGGTTCGAAGGGAAGGATTTTTGCGGACAACGTCAGAGAAACAACGGTGGTTCTCACAGATGAGCAGGGGGACCGCGGTTCAAGGTATCTCTACTTCTTTTTAGAGCGGTACAGAGACTCGTATCTGGAGGAGTTAAAAACGTTCATAAAGAATGTGAAGAGCGGCGAACCTCCAGCTGTAAGTGGCGAAGACGGGAAAATGGCTCTTCTTCTTGGATACGCTGCGAAGAAGTCCCTGGAGGAAAAAAGGTCTGTGAAGCTGGAAGAGGTGATTGGATGA
- a CDS encoding 2-oxoacid:acceptor oxidoreductase family protein — protein MTEPVSIRIAGISGQGNILAGLILAKALVYEGKWVVQTQSYSAQVRGDVSYCDVLYDDSPIDYPESEYFDIVCILHQKAMDELYKSVKVNGVVILDQTFVKNVPDFVKRITRKILFVPATERAISEFKTAMVSNVIMVGVLAKVCNIVKLDSLKRALKDHVRRPLWDINLKALEFGYNMFEKQFKIKTERVWKRLAAGFE, from the coding sequence ATGACAGAGCCTGTTTCCATACGAATAGCGGGTATCAGCGGACAGGGAAACATACTGGCGGGTTTGATACTCGCGAAGGCTCTCGTTTATGAAGGTAAATGGGTTGTCCAAACGCAGTCTTACAGCGCTCAGGTGAGAGGAGATGTCAGTTACTGCGACGTGCTTTACGACGACTCACCGATAGACTATCCAGAGAGTGAATATTTCGACATTGTGTGTATTCTTCATCAGAAAGCGATGGACGAGCTTTACAAGTCGGTGAAAGTAAACGGTGTGGTCATTCTCGATCAAACTTTTGTGAAGAACGTTCCTGACTTCGTAAAGAGAATAACCCGAAAGATTCTGTTTGTACCCGCTACAGAAAGGGCCATTTCAGAATTCAAGACGGCTATGGTTTCTAACGTCATAATGGTGGGGGTACTTGCCAAAGTTTGTAACATAGTGAAGCTCGATTCTTTGAAAAGAGCACTGAAAGATCACGTGAGGAGGCCTCTGTGGGACATAAACTTGAAGGCTTTGGAGTTCGGCTACAACATGTTCGAAAAACAGTTCAAGATAAAAACAGAGAGGGTGTGGAAGAGGCTTGCAGCGGGATTCGAATAA
- a CDS encoding protein-glutamate methylesterase/protein-glutamine glutaminase, whose translation MTDRVIRVLVVDDSAFMRMVLKDIIDSQPDMKVVGFAKDGLEAVEKAIELKPDVITMDIEMPNLNGIEALKLIMKKAPTRVIMVSSLTEEGAAITIEALRNGAVDFITKPHGSISLTFRQVAPELLEKIRQAMNVDPRTLLFKPKVSRLTITKPAVSGKIVVIGSSTGGPRSLDMIIPNLPKNFPAPIVVVQHMPPGFTKSLAMRLDSTSELTVKEAEDGEEVKPGFVYIAPGDFHLGLKAQNGKVFFFLDKSDKINNVRPAVDFTLDKAAEIYKSKTIAVILTGMGKDGTKGAFKVKFYGGTVIAEDKETCVVFGMPKSVIEEGYADYVLPAYKIPEKLIELV comes from the coding sequence ATGACAGACAGGGTGATAAGAGTACTGGTAGTAGATGACTCGGCGTTCATGAGAATGGTACTCAAGGACATCATAGATTCTCAGCCGGACATGAAAGTAGTGGGGTTCGCTAAAGACGGTTTGGAAGCCGTTGAAAAAGCTATAGAGCTCAAACCAGACGTCATAACCATGGACATCGAAATGCCGAATCTGAACGGTATTGAAGCGCTGAAGCTCATCATGAAAAAAGCTCCCACACGAGTCATCATGGTGAGCAGTTTGACGGAAGAAGGTGCGGCGATCACAATAGAAGCTCTCAGAAACGGTGCGGTGGATTTCATCACCAAGCCACACGGTTCGATTTCTCTCACCTTCAGACAAGTTGCCCCGGAACTTCTGGAGAAAATCAGACAGGCAATGAACGTGGATCCACGCACTCTCCTCTTTAAGCCGAAGGTTTCACGGCTCACCATAACCAAACCAGCTGTAAGTGGGAAAATCGTGGTTATAGGTTCCTCAACCGGAGGGCCCAGATCGCTCGATATGATCATCCCAAACCTTCCGAAAAACTTCCCAGCTCCAATAGTTGTGGTCCAGCACATGCCTCCTGGTTTCACAAAATCGCTCGCAATGAGGCTGGATAGCACCTCTGAACTCACCGTGAAAGAGGCCGAAGATGGAGAAGAGGTCAAGCCCGGTTTTGTTTATATCGCTCCCGGGGACTTTCACCTTGGTTTGAAGGCCCAGAACGGCAAGGTTTTTTTCTTCCTGGACAAGTCTGATAAAATAAACAACGTGAGGCCAGCGGTGGATTTCACCCTCGACAAAGCAGCGGAGATATACAAATCCAAAACGATAGCTGTGATTCTCACGGGTATGGGCAAAGATGGCACCAAGGGAGCATTCAAGGTCAAGTTTTACGGTGGAACGGTAATAGCCGAGGACAAAGAAACATGTGTCGTCTTTGGAATGCCCAAATCGGTGATCGAGGAAGGTTACGCTGATTACGTCCTTCCGGCCTATAAAATACCTGAGAAGCTGATAGAACTCGTATGA
- the iolM gene encoding scyllo-inosose 3-dehydrogenase, with protein MRAVRLHAKWDPRPEFKLGPKDIEGKLTWLGSKVWRYPEVRVEEVPEPRIEKPTEIIIKVKACGICGSDVHMAQTDEEGYILYPGLTGFPVTLGHEFSGVVVEAGPEAINRRTNKRFEIGEPVCAEEMLWCGHCRPCAEGFPNHCENLNELGFNVDGAFAEYVKVDAKYAWSLRELEGVYEGDRLFLAGSLVEPTSVAYNAVIVRGGGIRPGDNVVILGGGPIGLAAVAILKHAGASKVILSEPSEVRRNLAKELGADHVIDPTKENFVEAVLDYTNGLGAKLFLEATGVPQLVWPQIEEVIWRARGINATVAIVARADAKIPLTGEVFQVRRAQIVGSQGHSGHGTFPRVISLMASGMDMTKIISKTVSMEEIPEYIKRLQTDKSLVKVTMLNE; from the coding sequence ATGAGGGCTGTCAGGCTTCACGCGAAGTGGGATCCAAGGCCGGAGTTTAAGCTCGGTCCAAAAGACATTGAGGGGAAACTCACCTGGCTCGGTAGCAAGGTTTGGAGATATCCGGAAGTGAGGGTGGAAGAGGTACCAGAACCAAGAATCGAAAAACCCACGGAAATCATAATCAAGGTGAAAGCCTGTGGAATCTGTGGAAGTGATGTCCATATGGCTCAAACTGATGAAGAAGGTTACATTCTCTACCCAGGTCTCACCGGTTTTCCTGTCACTTTGGGTCACGAGTTCTCGGGAGTTGTGGTTGAAGCGGGACCGGAAGCCATAAATAGAAGAACAAACAAAAGATTCGAAATTGGGGAACCTGTCTGTGCGGAAGAGATGCTCTGGTGTGGCCATTGCAGACCGTGTGCGGAAGGATTTCCTAACCACTGCGAAAATCTCAACGAACTTGGGTTCAATGTGGATGGAGCGTTTGCGGAGTATGTAAAAGTGGACGCAAAGTATGCGTGGAGTCTCAGAGAACTTGAAGGAGTGTACGAAGGTGACAGACTATTCCTCGCAGGAAGTCTTGTGGAGCCCACATCTGTTGCTTACAACGCTGTGATCGTAAGAGGTGGGGGTATCAGACCGGGCGACAACGTGGTGATTCTGGGAGGAGGTCCTATTGGGCTCGCGGCCGTTGCGATCCTGAAACACGCTGGTGCTTCAAAGGTGATTCTTTCTGAACCTTCGGAGGTTCGGAGAAATCTGGCAAAAGAACTCGGAGCGGATCACGTGATAGACCCCACCAAAGAGAATTTTGTTGAGGCGGTTCTCGATTACACCAACGGCCTTGGAGCAAAACTCTTTCTTGAGGCTACTGGAGTTCCTCAGCTCGTCTGGCCTCAGATAGAAGAGGTGATCTGGAGGGCTCGCGGTATCAATGCCACAGTGGCGATCGTAGCGCGGGCCGATGCAAAAATACCTCTCACCGGTGAGGTTTTCCAAGTGAGGAGAGCTCAGATTGTGGGATCTCAAGGACATTCGGGACACGGGACATTTCCACGTGTGATCAGCCTGATGGCATCCGGCATGGATATGACGAAGATCATATCCAAAACGGTTTCAATGGAGGAGATACCTGAATACATAAAGAGACTTCAGACTGACAAATCTTTGGTGAAGGTTACCATGCTGAACGAGTGA
- a CDS encoding diacylglycerol kinase family protein: MQRDSNNILKSFKNAFEGIENALKLERNLKIHFFIGIVVAIFSLFLPLSANDLLWIYFAIFSVIGAELLNTVVEKFLDLFFKEYSESVKLVKDIAAGVVLWYSLFSVVVGILILGKALFSWEPSFAKFFVSGVLIFFPVISFSMRRYRNDRQGDKSTGSR, translated from the coding sequence TTGCAGCGGGATTCGAATAATATTTTGAAGTCCTTCAAAAACGCCTTTGAAGGAATAGAAAATGCCTTAAAACTGGAAAGAAATCTCAAAATACATTTCTTCATAGGGATCGTTGTGGCTATTTTTTCTCTCTTTTTGCCGTTGAGTGCGAATGATCTTTTGTGGATATACTTTGCCATATTCTCTGTCATTGGAGCGGAGCTTCTCAACACGGTGGTGGAAAAATTTCTCGATCTTTTCTTCAAGGAGTACAGTGAATCGGTAAAGCTCGTGAAAGATATAGCGGCCGGTGTGGTTCTCTGGTATTCACTTTTTTCAGTGGTTGTGGGTATTTTGATACTGGGAAAAGCTCTTTTCTCCTGGGAACCTTCGTTTGCCAAGTTCTTCGTTTCTGGTGTTTTGATATTCTTTCCTGTAATCTCTTTTTCCATGAGGAGGTACAGAAATGACAGACAGGGTGATAAGAGTACTGGTAGTAGATGA
- a CDS encoding deoxycytidylate deaminase yields MKDRLEEYLNNLKIEKKPDSRESWDSYFMRIARMVSERSTCVHRKVGAVIVKDHRILATGYNQPPSKFPHCNEIGCIRDDLEINSGEHQEICYALHAEQNALMQAAKFGIAVNGATIYVTHKPCSICARLIVNAGIKRVVYEKDYPDPLTDFFFKFTGVESVRFVGDEM; encoded by the coding sequence GTGAAAGACAGGCTGGAGGAATATCTGAACAATCTGAAAATAGAGAAGAAACCAGATAGCAGAGAATCCTGGGACTCCTACTTCATGAGGATTGCCAGGATGGTTAGTGAGCGATCGACCTGTGTTCACAGAAAAGTGGGAGCTGTGATTGTGAAAGATCACAGAATCCTCGCCACCGGATACAATCAGCCCCCCTCAAAATTTCCCCACTGCAACGAAATCGGATGTATCCGCGATGACCTTGAAATAAATTCTGGAGAACACCAGGAGATATGCTACGCGCTCCACGCGGAACAGAACGCATTGATGCAAGCGGCAAAGTTCGGTATAGCGGTCAACGGTGCTACCATATATGTCACGCACAAACCGTGTTCAATCTGTGCAAGACTCATAGTTAACGCTGGAATAAAGAGAGTCGTTTACGAGAAGGATTATCCTGATCCTCTGACAGATTTCTTCTTCAAGTTCACGGGAGTGGAAAGTGTTCGTTTTGTAGGTGATGAGATGTGA
- a CDS encoding P-II family nitrogen regulator, whose protein sequence is MKLIIAVIQPHKLPDVKKALFDAQVYKMTVMNVLGCGQQKGYTETYRGEVEEVNLLKKVMLLIAVNEEFVEPTIEAIQKGARTGNIGDGKIFVLDLLDCIRIRTGERGREAIG, encoded by the coding sequence ATGAAACTGATCATAGCTGTTATACAACCCCACAAGTTACCGGATGTGAAAAAGGCACTTTTCGATGCACAGGTTTACAAGATGACTGTCATGAACGTTCTTGGATGTGGTCAACAGAAGGGATACACAGAAACGTATCGAGGTGAAGTAGAAGAGGTGAATCTTCTCAAAAAGGTGATGCTTCTCATAGCGGTCAATGAAGAATTCGTTGAACCAACTATCGAGGCGATTCAAAAAGGGGCAAGGACAGGAAACATAGGAGATGGGAAAATTTTTGTGCTGGATCTGCTGGATTGCATTAGGATCAGAACGGGAGAAAGAGGACGGGAGGCCATAGGATAA
- a CDS encoding ROK family transcriptional regulator, protein MLNEMEKTVLQMIMAGSDISRVDISRALGISKPVVSKAVNRLIELGFVKEAGRKESSSKGGRKPVLLSFVPESRYVIGVDIGGTKIDAVLTDLVGNVLNKEHILLPSNLDKRKLLELIKKVIHPFLVYERILGIGIGIPGTVDEDHLVKRIPAFDVTDWDLKEELEKTFGYPVFVENNANLDAFAEAKIGAGRGFRCVLLISVGWGIGSGIVYDGKIFRGARGKAGEFGHIVTDWSKEKEIVLEKGFGHLEEWFSGFSMSKRFGKSPEWVFEKRHNEIKKNLEHFGVAVANAIVLFDPDVVIIKGGIGLHQFEKISAVVRSVVSKIVPEDILKDVEIRKGEIEEYGVAIGGALFVIENILGLKGGGKYEGCQASREVGSKAGV, encoded by the coding sequence ATGCTGAATGAAATGGAAAAGACAGTTCTTCAAATGATAATGGCTGGAAGCGACATTTCAAGGGTGGATATCAGCAGAGCTCTTGGGATAAGTAAGCCAGTGGTGTCTAAGGCTGTGAACAGGCTTATAGAACTGGGTTTCGTCAAAGAAGCGGGAAGGAAAGAAAGTTCTTCCAAAGGTGGAAGAAAGCCCGTTTTGCTTTCTTTTGTTCCGGAGAGCAGATACGTCATAGGTGTGGATATCGGCGGCACGAAAATCGACGCTGTGCTCACCGATCTGGTTGGAAATGTTTTGAACAAGGAGCACATACTTTTACCCTCAAACCTGGACAAGAGGAAGTTGCTTGAATTGATAAAAAAGGTGATCCATCCATTTCTTGTCTATGAGAGGATTCTTGGAATAGGAATTGGAATACCGGGCACTGTCGATGAAGATCATCTTGTAAAGCGTATTCCGGCTTTCGATGTCACAGATTGGGATCTAAAAGAGGAGCTGGAGAAAACTTTTGGATATCCCGTTTTTGTCGAAAATAACGCGAATCTGGATGCTTTCGCGGAGGCAAAGATAGGAGCTGGACGAGGATTCAGGTGTGTCTTGCTCATTTCTGTCGGCTGGGGAATTGGATCGGGAATTGTTTACGATGGAAAGATCTTCAGGGGGGCGAGGGGGAAAGCAGGGGAGTTCGGGCACATTGTTACGGACTGGTCAAAGGAAAAGGAGATAGTACTCGAAAAGGGTTTTGGACATCTGGAAGAGTGGTTCTCTGGTTTTTCTATGAGTAAAAGATTTGGAAAAAGTCCTGAATGGGTATTTGAAAAACGCCACAACGAGATAAAAAAGAACCTGGAACACTTTGGAGTCGCTGTCGCGAATGCGATTGTACTTTTCGATCCAGACGTTGTCATCATAAAAGGAGGAATAGGACTCCATCAATTTGAAAAAATCTCGGCTGTAGTGAGGTCGGTTGTCTCAAAGATCGTTCCCGAGGATATATTGAAGGATGTTGAGATCAGAAAAGGAGAAATCGAGGAATACGGAGTTGCGATCGGTGGGGCTCTTTTTGTGATTGAAAATATCCTGGGGTTAAAAGGAGGGGGAAAGTATGAGGGCTGTCAGGCTTCACGCGAAGTGGGATCCAAGGCCGGAGTTTAA